Genomic segment of Panicum virgatum strain AP13 chromosome 2K, P.virgatum_v5, whole genome shotgun sequence:
AAAATTACAAATTTAAATACCTGAGTACTGCGCCACCAGAGCAACGACGATCAATAGTATGCAGGATGTCCTCATCCTAGCCAGGTTTGTTTGGGGATGGTTGTGATTTGTCATTTGTGAACTACTGCGCCACAAAATCGTGAAGCTGATTCTTCCTGGTTGAGTGCCCCACCTGCTGAGGCGGCTGCCATAGGTTTTATACTTGAAACATGACCCCCACCATTGATGGAAATTAAAACATTAATTGCGTATACTACAGCTGCAAATGGGTTTTATGGAGATTTTGTATTGTAACCCAGGGTGGATATGTGTACAGCTCAACGCTAGTTATTTAGGTTTAATATGGAGCTATATTTTCTGGTGGATTATTGCTCCTTCAATACTCCATTAATTTCAGTAAATGCTTTCCAAATTTTAAGCATCATCTCAGTCTTCCTTATGTGTATAATATACTAGTTGAAATAGTAAtgtcaaataaaataaatacactGCATATCTCCTAAATAAAAAGGACTTATTTATCTAAGAGTTAATCATGTGTTTTATGTTCACAAAATGTGGAGTTCGAAACCTTTGCAACATCTCTTTATGGAGTGCCCATTCTCAGTACAACTTTGGGGTATTTTGCGGCTACAAATCACTCCAAATATGCAGCCCTTCTTCATGGAAGTTAGTGTGTCCTCATCGCATGGAGCGTATGGACAACCAGAAATAGAGCAACTTTCAACCATCAGAAGCCAACAATACAAATCTCCAAAGATATATTTAGCATGAATTTGCCATGGTTATACATTTGACTAAAAGAAATTAATATCTCCCACAAGTAGTAGAATGGCTAGATCACCTTGCGTAACCTCCATTTTCTTGCTTTATGGGTTTTCCTCTCCCATCGcctcaaagaaaaataaatataaataaagaaACCGGTGCATATTTACGGGTTTTCCCCTCCCATCGCCTCCATTTTCTTGCTTTACGAGTTAGTAGTCTTAACTTTTGGTGCATATTTTTCATTCCAATTGCTACTCTACTCCTGTAGAAGTTTGATACTTAATATGTACTACTAGAGATCTACTCGACTTCGAACAAGCTGTCATCCTAAAATTCATGGAAATTAGTAATCAACTTAATTTGACTAAGTAGTTACCTTCTTTTCACATAATTTACTACTTCAgcttccactagagttgctatCCAATACTGTACCAGCAagtcaaagaaacaaaaagataaactactGTTATTCTTCGGATGAATGTCTTCCTATATGAGCGGTTGAGCCCAGCCGTGCCATCTCGTCGATGGAACAAAAGGTTCCTTTCTCTCAAGCCAATCTGTTGTCCTAATCCCATTTTGTTCCTTTCTCTCAAGCCAATCTGTTGTCCTAATCCCTGTCGACGGGCAACGGAAAATCCCTCGTCTAGCAGCAACAGAACCGAGTAGCTGACTGGGTCTGCGAGCATGGACGGCGGCACAAGAGCACAGGTGTCATCATGGCCAAGAGGCCAAGCACAGTGCTGCTGCAAATGTATCATTTTCTGGAAGGGAGCGCTTGGGCTTAAGCTTAACTCGCTCAAACTTCTTCATCCGTCAAAGAGATAAAAAGAGCACGCTTTATATTGTTCATTCACAAGGTTCTGAATAAGTGATGCATGCAGAAAAACTAAGTAGGCTGAACATCAGCAAATCAGAAAAAGCTTTTCAATCAACGATTCCTGCAAACTGTGATAACAATTGCAGTCATGTTCCAGGTAAAAACGGTTGAACAACACCTAACTGATTATTATTCAAAAAATGATCAGCCAATTTACGTgtataacaaaaaaaatccaGGAAGCAACAATAGAGATCATTATATTTTGGCACCAAGAAAATGAAACAAGCAAGTGGTTCTCAGGGTAATACATTAATATAATGTAGCATGATTTCAACTCGACTACTGTGATCCAACAGTTGAAACTCATTCTATAAAAGAAATGAAAGTGGAGCAAGGTCTGGATATCATCATAATACAATACAAAGTGGTGAAGCAGCAGCACAAACACCACTCTCTGCTAAATACATCGAACGCAACTGCCACTGCTACCAAATCAGCCAATACAACCAAATACACCAATGGTAGTCTGAAACAGCTCAGACAACTAAATCTTCAAGCTATCTACTTAAGAAACATCTGAACCACCAGTGTAACTATGGAGAATGTtaaagctaaagccagcacttCTTTCATAGCCCTAGCAAAAGAATTGGGCCTTTGACGCAAGGGCTCCAGAAGTTTAATGTCAAAGCAACCATTAAGAGGCTAACTCAGATGCACATGCACTACGAATCCGCCATCTCATCCTGCAATTCATTTGGGGCGACAAGTCCGGGAATGGAAAGCATACGTTGGCGTTCCTTTTCCATCTGTAAAGCAGCCTCCTCAGCATATAGATCTTTGTTATCCTGGCACCACATAACAACCAGAAGAAAATCAGAAGAGGGATTACAATTTTACACTGAACACACTCAAATAATGTATCAGACATCATTAAAACTATGTTATACAAGGATCTTCTGCAATTGAAGTCCCTTCTGATATGTTGTGGCCTGATTGATGTAGACtagggtgttttttttttcttttttgctcaCTAACTAGAGGTGAGAGGCTATCCACTTAACAATTTCATAATACGGTCAAATATCTTCATCCCAGCAAGGCCAAAATGAAATAAATTTATTCCAGATGATATAGGCAATTTTGTGACATTACCAGAGCAGAAAACTCCTTCgattgaacaagaaaatctctTATATGGTTCTTGAAGTTTGGAAGGTCAGCTTTTGAACTAAAAAGTCCATCAACGAACTTAGCTACCTGCAGGAAATATGGATTTCAAACTCCTGCTGATTGAATTAAGAATGCATGTACACGAGAGATAAAAATACCTCTACAGGCGTCATGTTAGGAAATGATGAGCTGAGAAGTTTGATAGTGTAGTCACGGACAAACATTGCATTATTTGTGTATTGAGAAGGAACCATTGTGGCATCCCAGAGAGGCTCCGCTAGACCATCAACCTAATATGCCAGCAAAGATAGTAACCTAAAACGCACAATCATCAAAGAATAGGAAAGTGTATAAATGTATACATACCACATAGAACAAATGTTGTAGGACAGAAATGTGAAGCTTGAAACCAGGTTTGTGGAATGTATCTGTGAGCACCGCAAATATCTCTTGCTCAATATTTAAGAAGTATGTCTTGTAGAACTGATTTTGGAACCCCGAACCCTGCTAGGAAATGGCATTACTCAGATTAGCTTCAGTGTAATGACAAAGTGTTAATCAAGGATAGAACAAAAGTTGCACCTCAAAGTTCTTTAAAATTTCCAATAACAGGCATAGGCCAGTCTCAGCAATATTTCTCTCTGTATGTCGAAATGCCCAACTTATGGAATCCATTACAAGCTTCAGTTGCTGAAACAGACAAATGAATAATCAAGGAAATAGTCAACAAGTAATCTGCAAACACAATAAGAATATGTGCTGATGCTATTGTAATTTACAGAACTTCTGAAAAAGGAAATATCAAGTTCCTACTTACCTGACTTGAGAGATGAATAAAAGCTTGGAAACAATGTGTACCAATAGCACGAAGTAAGGAGAAGAATTTAAGACGATGTTCAGGATAGTCTTCAAAGTTTTTGGTGATCATCTGATATGGAAAAGAAATATATCTTGTTATCAATCAGAATTATCATTTATCAGTAAATGAAACATGTTAGTATTGACTATATACCTCAAGAGTACACTGGAAGACAGCCTCAAAGATGTGCGGTACTTCCTCGAGCATCTCACCTTTGTACCTACATAGAAAAGGAAGTATTTACTTAATAACAAGAAGCCTTTAGTCCCGAGCTAAGGATAGGGTAGAACCAATGacaattttttcaaataaaaatccAGCAGAAAATAAATCTAAAGTTAACGAACAAATCACAAACCAAAATGGATGAACAGAGAACAATAGGCTTACTTGTTTATAATTGTCGCAAATAAGGACAAAACTTCAGATTCTCTTGCATCAGGTACATTTCTAGCATAATCACCTAGAACAGGATCCATCATTGGAGGAACAAACTGTTTCCCTAGGTGTGGTAAGTCTTCAGCCTTGTCCAGAAAAGTCTCGATCAATTTTAATGTCTCCCTCTTTACCGATCTATTTATTACAAAttatttagcaaaaattacacAAAATGAAGAGATGCAGAGATTAATCATGCACACCTCAGAAGTTTTACAAATGATGTCTTCGAAGCAAAAGGTCCTCCTTCACAAATAGTGTTCGACACCAGCTCGCTGTACATTCTGATGTACAGGCAAAGATATTAGTAGCTGAGACATTATCTCTATAGTTCATTACCAGGTGATAGACATGACATGAAGAAAGCAAAACTACCAGAGAAACCAAATTTAGGAAGAGAGCTCTGGAATAAGCATACATGGACCAATTTCAATTTAAGAAAATAAAGGCATAACAATAAATTTGGAAACTGCAAGTAAAATACCTATACACTGTCAGCATGTCCAGGAAGATTACTGAAATTTGTGGGAAAAAATATGGTCCAAGTGAGCATGCAACACTTGTGTTTGTCTGCAAGCACCAAAAACCATATCCGATAAgaacaagagaaaaaaaaggtgaaATAGAGCACTGCTAAACAGAAAGTTGCCTGAGCAAATTTAAATGGACAGAATGTGCTTCTAATAAAGTGGTCAACACAATTATCTAAAATATAATATATGAAGGAAGTATTACAAGATTGGAGAAAATGAAGGAAGCCAATAGGGTGAGTAGCAATATGGCACTAAAGTATGCTTCTGATAAAATGATTTATGGAAGGATATTCTAAGACTGaagcaaaaataattacaaattgAGCATGAAGCTTAATGGGAACTGTCTCAGTATCAGGCGCCAGGCATTAGGTGGCAACAGGATGACACTGATTACAACATTAGATAAGCAATAGAAACTTAAGAGTAAAAATAGTCTCTTAGGACTTAGAATCTTCAGAAGTCAATTTTATTACCTGTAAGATGTTTAGAACAGATCTGATAACATCTTGGTTTTTCAGTATATCAGAGCTTCGGCCTGCCTCCGCAATTATTTCAGCCCATTTCTGCAAAGATTAGAATAAAACAATGTTACAACCTACAACTAGAATACTAGGCAAGAATCGTAGCAAAATTAGACGGCAAAAGATAAAATTGTGGAACCTGATTGGGAAGGCTCATCAATCTGTTGAGATACTCCTCCCTCTTTGTATTGACAGATTCAGCCTGAATCATCTGACCAACCTGAAACAATAACAAAAATATAAGATATATCCTTCGTTAACCCACAGCAAAACTGTTAACTTTAACAGCATACCGATTCATAGAATGTGTGGATCTGATGAGACTCAAGATCCGCTATTGTGGTAGGAAGGTTGGACAGCAGCACAGAAACAAATGGTTCGTTTTCACCCACCTATACAACCATGAGTAAATGTGAAATTAGATGTTAACAGCCGCACATTACCAAGAAATAAACATCAGAACATGCTCATGCATTCCATACTTCAAGAGAGTTGTTAGTTGGGTTGTTGGCTGGTTTTGTTAGGCTCGGCAGTATATAAGCCATAGCAGATTAGGAGATGGGTATGCAAAGATTGAGCTAAGAGCCTAAGAGTCCTTTCTCAAGGAGGCGGGAACTCGCTCAACCTTGTTATCTCTAATTCTCCATTAAATAAAGCCTGAGTTCCCTGCCCCAACAGTGTTGGTGCGAGTGGCTGGGTGTGTGCGTGTGGTGGGTATGCTTTGTAGGGGCTCATGCCTCCCTTCTTTTCACCATCTTAATATAAAGATaagcagctctcctgcgtgttcgagagaAAAAAACCTGTGCTTCAAAATGGGTATGCATGATCTGAAGATGTACATGTTATGAATTTTTCAATGAATTTGGACAATAGGGGACATTTAGGGGGACTTGGGCCCTAATGATGAGATTAATGTGCAAGGAATTCATGACATTAGTAAGAGGCACATCACAAAAGCAGGACAACATTATTTACTGTACTACAACGACAAGCTACGTATCTACTGAATGGTCAAAAGTTCGTAATGTCCACTCATTAGCTGACAACTTCACCTTTTTAATGGTTCCTGGCCCTTTAAAAGGTCACAGGTCATTCTAATTTTTTCAATGTCAGGATGGTATAAAGTATATATTGAGTTTAATTGCAACCACTTCAAGTTATGAAGCTTTTTCCAAAATAACCTGACTTGAATAGGCATGATTTTAAGAGAGCTATATAAAGCTAGACTATTCAACAATAACAAACTTACCTGAAGTGTCACAAACTTGCGCTTGCACTTCTGAACTATTTTCAGGAAAGTGTCACATGCCATATCCTGCAAGCAAAACATGCTTTAGGTTCTATATTGATACAACAGTGCCAGATATATGGCAGAATAGTAACATAAACTAACAAACATCCTTGCTACCAGATACACAGCAGTGACTAAAGATTAGCTGACCTACTCGCTAAAACTAGGGGAGGTAATCATCGTGAATATAACATTAACACAAAAAGCTGCAGAACCAACTGAATAGCAGATAAATGCATTTTTCTCTAACAAATAAACAAACAGAAATTCTAACCTGAACTCCAGGATGCATCTCATGCATGAACTCAAATAATTTGTTGACCACTGTTTTTAAAAACTTCCAGTGTGCCCTTAAAAACCTTGGGTATTGTCCCACAACATACCTATTCATGAAAGGAAGAATAGCAGCATACTGATAATTCTGAATCCCAATGAATAAAGGCAtgacaaaataaaatgaaagcAATACTTACATAATATTACTAGCAATCACAGCTTTGTTATCTTTCCCTTTTGTAATCTCACAAAGGTTTAACAAATCACGAATAACCAAAACCAAAAACCTGTTTTCCTGTAGAAGATTCAACAGAGAGATATTCAGAGATTTTGTACATGAGCTGACCCTAAAATTACATTACAGTATGAACAACATTATATTATAGATGTGAGAAAGTGGCAGATCCAAGAAGCTAGAAACATTGGTGTACAACAATGCGTTGACTTTCCAAGGTGGTAGACCTCAAATCAGGGTCTGATTAATTGCACAAGGGAACAAGAGAAGATTACATAGTTGTCAGTTGGAACAAAACTTAAGTGTTTTCTGGCTGTTGATGCAAACTTGGTCAATCCAACATGTTAAAGACTCAGTTATTTTAAAGAACAGTCTATGTTGCTTTAAACGGATCTAGTCTATAAAAGTGTGATAGATTCGAGGAATTAGtaactccgcctatgctgactggaagactctctctcctgagtcgtctcagcatagccggtcccaagcctggataaaggaggagggttgcgttaggttttggcaaaccagcataaaaatagccactctaatggatttgaaacccacaagaaactcgttggggcgtaaccctcttagcgacgcgctacatcggaacccgggtgtggtgataaatgggcaagggccgggtcgccatccccccagggcgcgtcgtatcatgacctgggtacgatgataagtgagcaagggtcgggttgTCACCTGAATgacgcgctacatctacgcccgggtgtagtgaaaaatgagcaagggtcttcgcactttcctcgacgggtgcgaagggtaaggaagctagccgagccaattagaattcgtataggtagctggaacgtagggtccctaacgggtaagttgcgagagctagttgatgtagcaattaggaggcgtgtaaatattctatgcgttcaggagactaaatggaagggccagaaggcgaaagaggttgaggatactggcttcaagctttggtacacgggagcaactccgggtaggaatggtgtaggcatcttgattgataggagccttaaggatggagtcgtagaggttagaaggcaaggcgaccggattatcctaatccagttggtagttggagattcggttttgaatgtgatcagtgcctatgcccctcagataggccttagtgagagcaccaagatgcagttctgggaagatctagataacATGGTTattaccgtgcctaccagcgagaaactcttcataggaggagatctcaacggccatgtgggtgcgactaatgtagggttcgagcgagtgcacgggggttttgggtacggtagcaggagtcaagagggggaggatgtgttgaacttcgcgttagcctacgacttgttgatagtgaataccgtgtttaagaagagggaatcccatcttgtgacgtttcgtagtggacaacactcgagccagattgactttatccttgctagaagggaggatagacgtgattgcttagattgcgagaacacaagcttgtggtggcggactttcgtcttcgggtacgcgtccaccgggacaaacgtgccaagattgcgagaacaaagtggtggaagcttagaggggaagcgacacaagcgtttaaggaaacgatgctaggtgaggggccttgggaagaaggagaagacgcagatgacatgtggctaaagatgacaacatgtgttcggaaggtggactcagaggtgtttggcgtgagtagggaaGACAAACAGGAGgagaaagacacctggtggtggaatgacgaggtgcaaagggctattaaggagaagaaggagtgtttcaagtgcctccaccttgacaaaagtgcagccaacatcgagagctataaattagcgaagagggttgcaaagcgagctgtgaatgtagcaaagggtaaggcgtatgatgatcTGTATCAgtggctaggcacgaaagaaggggagaaggacatttataggatggctaggatccgcgagcggaagacaaaggacatcaaccaaatcaaatgcattaaggatgggacagatcgactgctagtgaaggatgaggagatcatggatagatggagagagtacttcgacaagttgtttaatggggagagtgagggccctacccttgagttagatgactcttttaacgataccaacagacgttttgtgaggagaattcaggaggtagagatcggggaggctttgaagaggatgaagggaggtaaatcaatgggccctgatggtatccccattgaggtgtggagatgcctaggagatagagcaatagtatggttaactaagctttttaatctcttttttcggtcaaacaagatgccggaagaatggaggagaagtatattagtacctatcttcaaaaacaagggtgatgttcaaagttgtactaactaccgtgggattaagctgatgagccatacgataaagctttgggagagggttatcgagcatcgcctaagaagattgacaagtgtgacccaaaaccaatttgggtttatgcctggaaggtcaaccatggaggcgattttcttaatacgacaattgatggaaagatatagggaacagaagaaggacttgcacatggtcttcattgaccttgagaaggcatatgacaaagtaccgagaaatgtcatgtggtgggccttgaagaagcacaaagtcccaactaagtacattaccctcattaagaatatgtacaaggatgcgacgacgtttgtccggacatgtgatggcaacaccactgactttcctattaacataggcctacaccaggggtcagcattgagcccttatttatttgctttagtgatggatgaggtcacaagggatatacaaggtgagatcccttagtgtatgctctttgctgatgatgtggtgctagttgacgagagtagggcaggggttaataggaagttagagctgtggagacgcacgttagagtcgaaagggttcagacttagtaggaccaagaccaagtacatgatgtgcgatttcagcgcgactaggcatgaggggggagacgttagtctagatggacaagtggtggtccagaaggatacttttcggtatttaggatcggtgctacaaaaggatggcgacattgatgaagatgttaggcatagaatttcagctggctggttgaaatggcggcaagcttctggcatcctttgtgacaagagggtgccacaaaagctaaaaggcaaattctataggacagcaattcgtccggcgatgctatacggtgctgaatgttggcctacaaaaaagcgacatgtccagcaactgagtgtagcagagatgcggatgttgcggtggttttgcgggcacacaaggagggatagagtccggaacgaagttattcgggatagagtcggagtggcaccaattgaggagaaacttacccagcatcggctgatatggtttggacatgtccaacgaaggcctcctgaggcgccggtgcgtaatggggttcttgagcgggtcgataatgtaaagaggggtagaggtagacctaaactgacgtgagatgagtcggttaagagagaccttaaggattggaatctctaaagagatagctttggataggagcgcttggagactagctatcaatgtgcctgaaccttgaacttatttctttcggatttcatctctagcctaccccaacttgtttgggaaaaaaggctatgctgttgttgttgttgtagattCGAGGAATTAGTACTAGACCCCTACAGTCAAGTTATCCCACCACTTGTTTGACTAGACGAGTGGGAATATGGATGAGTAGATGTATGAGCACGGATGACATACTATACCAATACAAAAATGAGTTACAAGGTCATGCTACAAAAATCATGCATATCCTCAATGCCTCAGGATGGACCAACCGATTCTTATATATGTAGAGGAGAGCTCAATGTGCAAGTAAGGTAGAGAGATTGGGAACTTAGCTGCAACCTAACAATTGAGCTCATTGTGTTTGGGGTTTCTAAAGTACTGTATTTGGGTCATTGGGTGTTACTGAGGAAGAAACAGCAATGGAAAGGTCTACAAATGATGAGTACAGTCAACGAACCTGTTCCTCCACCATAGAACCGGAAATAGATCCAATAGCCCAACATAGAGTATTTAAGTTATTCCAGCTCCAGTCTTCTCCATTCAGTTGCTTACTCAATTTCTTCAACATCTgtagtcaaacaaatgaagaatTATATCaatttaaaaaaacattttGAAATCTATCAAAACTTTCTTAATGTTCTAAGAAGATAAGAATGGCTTCTACATCACCAAATAATAACTATCATCTCTACAGCCTTTTTCTGTCTCCAATGTCCCAATCGGAAAGCAGGATGAAAAACACCAGAGTAGAAAATAAAAGGCACCGGAATAGGATATAAATCTAGGTGAAAACAATGAAAAGTTGAAGGGGATAGTGTCTGAAGTGAAAGGGCACAGGATACACTGTTGCAATCATATGCAAGCAAGAGAGAAAATTAGGTCAAAATTGTTTTTTAGGTTCCTCTGTAACTCTGAAATCAAAGGAAAAGCAATATATCCTATGAATTTGTTTGATTGTTCCAATGTTCAAAACGCCCAAAAAGTGCTCATAGATTTGCCTGTCCATTTTTTCCGAGAATCATTTGTTCCAAACAGGTTCCAATTGTTTCTCTTGTTTGTGTCATTTTACCCTATACCTAAGTACCTAACCCAATATCAATATCAAATGGAAACAGCATAGTCAGGGGCGAAGCCACATTCACTTTCCCTGGTGCACATGCACCTTGGTGAAAAAATAAATTCCTAGTAGTTGACTCAATTTTTACCATGTAAATTATATCAATTTTGTTCTATGCAATAGAGAGTGCACCAGGATCATTTCAAtcctagctccgcccctgagCATAGTGAGCAGAGTTTATAAGCATCCTGAAAAGGTTGAATTAGGATTCACGGAATCAAAAGATCAACCCTTTGGTAAGACATACCTGCTGCTCTGTATCTACATGATCAAGATGTGACAAGTATATCAGTGTTTCCCTCATGATCTAGAATAAAACAGCAGATGACAATAATAGGAAGTTAATAAAAGGTCCCTATGATATCCTGCATGAACTGCCATTATACTTTTACTAACCTTATATTGAACAAGAACATCATTATCTTTCAATGTTTCTCGTACAATATTCCCGTTCTCATCTTCAACAATCAAAACCTCCTCTGGCTTCGCCATCCGACAGATCATTAATGTTCGTAACTTTGAAAGTGGACCTGAATAAAGTTTCCTCCTCTGTCGAACAGCTATCAGAGTACCAAAATCACTTCCAGGAATCCCATGAGCTTGACATTTCTTCAAGTGGTAAACGATTATTAGTAATGAAGTAAACAGAATTTAATGACAAGAATGAACAGTAACACACCAACCATGCAAAGAGGCTAGTTGTATCAAAgcaatttattagaaaaaatggATAACATATCATTTACAAAAGATCAGACCTGATCATAATCAAAAGTTTCAGAACCTCTGGAATATTTCTATAATAGCATCAAGACTGGCGAACTAATTCACCAGTTTAAACAATTTTAACAGTAGTTAGGCATGTACATGACACGGAAAGGTAAAGTTAGTGATGCAATTGATGGACAGGCACAGGAAGCTCTAATCATCCTAGGGGCCTGGTCAATCTGGAGGCATCGTAACAGATGTGTTTTAGATGGTACTGTTCCAAGAGTCCTAGTGCCTTGTTGCTGGCCAGTGAGGAACTACAGTGGTGGGGTGTGGCCAGGGCTCGGGGTCTTTCCTTCCTGACTGTCCGTGTGCCAAGAGGTGGTTAATGCTTAGGTCGAGTTCATTTTCTCAAATAAATCAGGGGTGTGAATGTAATTTAAGAAACCATTGGCGTGTAACTTGTGCTGGGTGTGTTTGTAAGAGTTTCTACCCATTTGTCTTCTTATACAAAGATACACATCTCTATTGCGCGCGGGGGCAACAATATACCACTTTACATTAACAATTACTTCGCTCATTTCACTGCGTAACTATTTTCTCAGGAGTACACATTCCATAATGTATGGAATCAGGTGTTTTTTATTGCATTTTCCCTCATTTGACCCTGACTTTTAACTGAACAAATTTAGTTACGCGACACTTCATTTGACAAGGATAGACATGTTATTTCTGTTCCAGTTTTGTACCTAAATTGTTTCTACATGGTAGGATTATTCTGAAAAAGGAGGTTTTAATGGGCAAAATGTCAAATTAGCAATGACATACATATCAATGATGGCCCCAAACTAAATGTTTATATAGCAGCGCAGTGTTAGTGtcgtgtatgtgtatgtgccaCATCTTCGAAATGTCAAAACATTAATAGCTAGCATAAAAGTTACAATGAGAGGAAAATGAAAGTATGAAACACAATGCATTAACAGCTTgggaaatttcaaatttatctaGTTCTGACATCTCTCACTAGGTGctattaaaattttaaaaaaaatgatcaaATCATATTATCAGGATCTAATCACACCGGAAAGCAAGAAGCAGGATTAAAATTAGAAGAACCTGAAGTCCCATCAATCGCTCCACTTGGTTGTAAGTTTCAAATAGTTCTAAAACAAACAGATTCCAATAGTCCAAGCAGACCTGTTTAACAAACAACCAACATCATGAGATGACCTTTAGACAATACTTTATACATCCCAGAATTTGGCCAAGCTTCATACCTTAAACATCTCTGTGTCTTCAACAAATGAAATTTCAATTAGGTAGTCAAGGCCCAGAAGCAATGCAGCTCTATTTTCAGGAGTTGATTCCAGTATACGAATGTGATTCTACATTTATCACAATGAAAGAAAAGTAATATAATTGAGACTGGAATGGCTTATAGTACAATAAGAAACAACAATTTTTATTTTCCTTGGTTATAAATTAAGCA
This window contains:
- the LOC120669261 gene encoding protein EXPORTIN 1A-like isoform X2: MWWISEFRLIHELCLNVLSQSQQPELVCATLATLHAFLSWIPIGFIFESPLLETLLKFFPIAAYRNLTLQCLSEVAALHFGDFYNTQYVQMYTVFMLQLQAMLPSGTISDGYGNVSNEEQAFIQNLALFLTSFFKNHIRILESTPENRAALLLGLDYLIEISFVEDTEMFKVCLDYWNLFVLELFETYNQVERLMGLQKCQAHGIPGSDFGTLIAVRQRRKLYSGPLSKLRTLMICRMAKPEEVLIVEDENGNIVRETLKDNDVLVQYKIMRETLIYLSHLDHVDTEQQMLKKLSKQLNGEDWSWNNLNTLCWAIGSISGSMVEEQENRFLVLVIRDLLNLCEITKGKDNKAVIASNIMYVVGQYPRFLRAHWKFLKTVVNKLFEFMHEMHPGVQDMACDTFLKIVQKCKRKFVTLQVGENEPFVSVLLSNLPTTIADLESHQIHTFYESVGQMIQAESVNTKREEYLNRLMSLPNQKWAEIIAEAGRSSDILKNQDVIRSVLNILQTNTSVACSLGPYFFPQISVIFLDMLTVYRMYSELVSNTICEGGPFASKTSFVKLLRSVKRETLKLIETFLDKAEDLPHLGKQFVPPMMDPVLGDYARNVPDARESEVLSLFATIINKYKGEMLEEVPHIFEAVFQCTLEMITKNFEDYPEHRLKFFSLLRAIGTHCFQAFIHLSSQQLKLVMDSISWAFRHTERNIAETGLCLLLEILKNFEGSGFQNQFYKTYFLNIEQEIFAVLTDTFHKPGFKLHISVLQHLFYVVDGLAEPLWDATMVPSQYTNNAMFVRDYTIKLLSSSFPNMTPVEVAKFVDGLFSSKADLPNFKNHIRDFLVQSKEFSALDNKDLYAEEAALQMEKERQRMLSIPGLVAPNELQDEMADS